DNA from Desulfarculus baarsii DSM 2075:
GCTACACTCAAAATTTATTTTTGTGCTGGTTAGCGTGGAAAAAGTCGCGGGCCATGGTGGTCGCGCGACCCCGTGGCGCTGGCCATGGCCTGAGGGCGGCCAACCCAAGGCGCGGCCCGCGCGGCTGATCGCGCCGGTCATGACCTGGCGTATGTTTTGCTTTGCGAGCCTCTCCGGCGGTATATTTTTTACCCAGGCGTCGACCGAGGCTTTTGCCGACTTCCCTGAGCGGTCGGCGTTGCCCGCTGGGCGACCGGGCTTACGCCGCATGGCAGGCGCGGCAAGGTTGACGGCCGGGCCGCCGGCGGCCACAATTTATACACATTCACCCACGGCGCGCGGGGTTCGCATTGCCGACGGCCAGATAAATAAAGTTGCACAACTGGCCGAAACATTGATAACTATCGGTAGCGATCGCATTACGCAACACGCCAGTCCGACATGCGCGTGGCAATGTCGCTCATCGACTTACGAGCGGACAACCCCTTCTTGACCGCCCGCGCCCCGGACGAGCGTGGCCCGCGCCCACGTAGGCGAAGCCGGCCACGGTCGGTGATGGCCGAGGCATGCCCTTTGCCTCGGGCAAGGCGCATGGCTGTGCCTTCTGCCCGCCGATGAATGTTGTGCTGCTCGTACTATAAAAAGGCTGGCAAACAGCGTCAAGCCAAAATTATTAATAGAATGGTAAAAGGTGCCCCCCAAAAAAACCTTTATTCCCGCCGGCTTGGGCGAAAGGTTTAAGAGCTTCAGAGCCGATCTGGGGCTTAATCAGTCCAACATGGCCAGTTTGTTGGGTATTTCGCAGAGTATGCTTTCGCTTGTCGAGCGGGGTGAAGCGCCCATGCCTTTTGAGGCTGTTTGCGCGCTGTTGGGCAGGTTTCCAGCGCTGGATTTGCGCGACCTTCTGCTTGGCGATGTTACCAATCTTATGGTTGATTCGCGGGATTCCTCGGCGCGCGCCTCGGCGGCCACGGCCGGCCTGATCGGCGACGACTATCTGGCCGTGCCGCTGGTCGGCGACAGGCTGGCGGTCGGCGATGACTGTTTTTCATGGGCAAAGGCGCGGCGTTTGCTTTTGATCCATCGCCGCGACCTGGGCGCTCGCCAGCGTTTCGTGGCCATCCGCGTGGCCGACGAGGCCATGCGCCCGACCATTCCCGCCGGCGCCATCGTCATCGTCGACCTCGACGAACGCGACCCCCGCCGCCGCCAGCGCCATGTCTGGGCCATCCGCGCCGACGCCGATGGCCTGTTGGCCGTGCGGCGCTTGCAGGCCCTCAAGAACCGCCCCGGTTTCATGATCGTCAGCGACGACTTCGATAACCACCCGCCGCAAATCGCCTGGACCAGCGACGCGCGCGAGTTGATCCTCGGCAGGGTGATCCGCTTGTGGCGCAGCCTGGATTAGCGTCGATTTCCGTTCATTCCGACCATTTCGACGCCTTTTTCGCTTGACTGGCGTGCTTGGCCCAAGGCATTAGTATTTTTCATTCGCGCCGTGGATCATGGCGAAGGCGGCGATTCGACAGGCGAAAGACGGATTGCCTCCGCGCTAACCGATCAAATGGGCCCAGCCCGCATCCCGTCACCAAAAAACATGGACGAGGGATAAACGTCGTGACTTGGTTTGGCTAATCAAACGAGAGTTGGCAATCAATCTTTGCGGAGAGAAAAACATGTTCAAAGTCATCAAGGCGGTTGCATCGATATTGGCGCTGTGGATCATGACGGTCGCGCCGGCCCTGGCCGATTCGCCCGTGGCCGTGACGGCCAAGGTGGGCACGCTGGGCTTGCAGGCCGACGTGACGGCCAATTTCAACGAGTTCATCAAGGGCCGCCTGTCGCTGGGCGCGTTGCCCTTCAACCACGACATCAGCGTCGATAGCGTCAATTACGATTTCGACATCAAGCTCTACACCGCCGGCCTGCTTTTGGACGTGCATCCCTTTGCCAACAGCTTCCGCCTCAGCGGCGGCGTGATCATCAACAGCCACGATTTTTCGGGCAGCGCCAGCCCCAGCGCC
Protein-coding regions in this window:
- a CDS encoding S24 family peptidase; this translates as MVDSRDSSARASAATAGLIGDDYLAVPLVGDRLAVGDDCFSWAKARRLLLIHRRDLGARQRFVAIRVADEAMRPTIPAGAIVIVDLDERDPRRRQRHVWAIRADADGLLAVRRLQALKNRPGFMIVSDDFDNHPPQIAWTSDARELILGRVIRLWRSLD